The region TACACGTGGCTTGTCATTTCTATACTGAAACAGGAGTAGCAAATCMTCACACATTGTTTAYGTTTTATTGAGATTTTTTTYCCATTTGAAACGATACTATTAGAAATAGGAAAAGCCCTCACACATCTCAGAACTTATGTGTGTGGGAATCATTTGCTAATAACTTGAAAGAAAATAAGTCTGATACGGGCAAGAGCATTGTGTGGGTTTTTCTTCTTCGTCAGACAATTAATGAGGATCACCATGTTGAAGGATAGCAGATTTGACTTCTACAGCTACATGCCGCCATCAAAACCTTTTAATGATGGTAAACCTTAATACGGATGACATCATCCTGGTGTAATTATATGCAGTTCAACATTATCACCATAAGGTGTCAGCACAAGAATTTGTATTATAGTTTAGTTTTACGACATGTAAACAAACCACTAGCTAGGTCTCGTAAAGGTGAGGTCGATAATACATGCCTAGCACAAGCTAGAGGTTCATTAAAACCAAAGTATGTTTCTTAATTGAAACTAAGTAGGCAATACACACCTGGATATAATatagttgtgttttggaggaagcAGACGAAGAGCTAGGAGAGAGATTGGTGAGGGGTTGATATAGTGTGTAATTACTGCTGCTAGCTAACATTTGATGTCCAATGTTTACATTGGACTCGTATGCTAGCTACATTTAGTTTAGTTAGATTAATTTCTCTCACGACAGCCAACAACTTATCTAGCTGGCTAACAAGATACGCTGATCTTTCTCTACCTTCGCGTCACGCTAGCTCTGTGGTTATTTGCCGTGCTAGCCAAAGGCAGCTAGCTAACACCACCAAAGCAAGAAGAGAATGAACTGGAAATAAACACTGTCTGAGGATTTTGTTTAGTGTCTCTCTGGAAGCAAGTCAATTTGTGTATATGACACCTTTGTTCTGTTTTTTGGTTGAATCAGGAAATATGAACTTGTTATTTTGTGCTAGCTGGCCaactaattagctagctagctatcaattATGGCGCGATGCAGCACTGGACGTTTGCCCTGGAACCTCTTGGTTGTGCGTGCATTTAGAACGTGTTTCTGTTTTGGCAGTTGAAAAGGTCTACAGGGTGGAACAATACAATGTCTACAAGGTGGACAAATCCTCACCAGTTTATAGCAAGTACCAGTTGCTAATGTGAATGTGTCCTTGTTGAATGGCACACCTTGGTTCTTCATGTCTCGCAGTACATCCAGAGCACCTAGAAGTATGGACAGGGTTTAGTCATCTATAAATATACCTTTTTCTTGTTGAATGTCTGCTGGCTTTTATTATTAAAAGGATGTCACTTACTCTCATATAATCCTTTCATAAACAGCATGTCTATGGCAATATTGAAGGAGGTTGAGTCCGAGAAGAATCCTCTCAAATCCTGTTAGAGAAAGGAGATAGTATATTTACAACTTGACCAACTAGAGTATGTGTAAACTTCAATCAATGCCCTAGTCTATGGGACTGCACTAATAGAAGTACATCATGATCTCTATAGCACTTGTTAATCTTAGTTTATTCAGAGATTATTGATTATTCCCTGACAAATTATTAATGTAGTCTAAGTACTGCATATTAATAGATTGTTACCTTGTCTGTCAGTGTGgcagcagccatctcctccagccCCAGTTCATAGCACAGCCTCATGAAGAGAGGACCAAACTTAAACTCTCCAAATGCTACGTTACTGTTCTCCTCATGGTACCTAGACAGcagaacacacaaacatatacaaacACAGAACCATTACGAATTTCAACtgaattttgttttatttaactaggcaagtcagttaagaacaaattcttatttacaatgacggcctaccccgaccaaacccgaacgacgctgggccaattgtgtgccgccctatgggactcccaatcatggctggttgtgatacagcctggaatcgaaccagggtctgtagtgacaactctagcactgagatgcaatgccttagaccgctgcgccactacgGAGCCCCAGACTACCAGCATTAGTCAAAACTACAAGATTGCATTAAAACTATTTCAAACTTATGCTTTATCTGTCCCTAACACAGTTGAGGAGACTTGACAGCTAATTGTGAGCATACTCAGGATAGAGTTTGACACCACTGAATATGTGAAGTATGAAATACTCTCAATCATCTGGCCAGTGGCCAAAATGCATTAGCAAGAAACTAGTATCTCACTGTGTGACCCATACCTGTAGATGGCACCTCTGGCTGTGACCATGTCCTCTGCAGATTGGCAAAGGTGTAGAAGCAGCTTTAACTCATCCTTCAATATTAGCTGTTTCTTCATCagcttctgattaaatacctcAAAATAATGACCTGGAGAATATAACATGGGTCTGTCAACTTCAAAAGTAGTAGTTGTGGTACGGTAGTATTAGATCCAAACATTAAGGTCATATCAGAAtcagtagcctactttttgaTCCGGACACTTGATGAGCCACTGCCAGTTTCCGCTGCTGAAATTCTTGTAGCTTGACAACATCCTCTGACAGCAGATGCCTTTTTGCTGAAACGAATGAAGCAACAGGAGTAGTCAGCATATACATGGATatgaattaggttaaggttaacaAAGGGCTTTAGCTCAAATGGAACAAAAAACGACTTTTGAtgtcaatttgacaaaagctgtaggCCATCTGGACAGAACCGGGTTCTGTACTGTACTTTCCCATGTATCTGAACAAGTTCAACACTTGTGGAAGTTGAAGTAGTTCCAAGATAGATAAATATGATAACAGGACAGGAGAGACTGCTCAGCCGCTGTTACAACATTGGCATTGAGTCGAGACAGATTCCGTGGTGGTCGACAAGCAAGCGCTAGCGGCACAGATACTGCACCATGACATCATATACATAAAATACGTTATTCATATACCTCCTACCCTGCATGTCATACAGTCCGATTGTATGAGGCCACGACATAATCCCTTTGAAGGAATATCATGAAGTAGTACTCGGACACAGACGCCGATTCTTCCAAGCGCCATGTTGCCCCCTGACTGTMCTATTACTGCGAGAACCAAGGGCGAAGAAAAAATCTGCTTTCGCTGTGGCGGGTTTGTTAGAAGCACAGCAAACTATTATACATTGACTAATTATAGTTATTGTTTACCATGCAATTAATAACTTATGTAACAAtgcagaaatataaatatatacgtTTTATTCTCCACTTTTTCATGATTTAGTTGGTACATTCCAAAATGTCTGCGCCCTGTCACCGTGTTtaccatttctttttttttcttttttttacatcggATTTCCAAATGTCTAGGTTAATTAAACGAATATTTATTCTGACCAATGGACTGTCTTGGAGTAAAATAAGCATTATCTTGCCATCTCAGTTCATTCTCATTAGCTGTCTGATGTCTGGTTGTGTTTATAGCAAGTCAACGAAATTAATTTCGCACATGCTGAACATAAAAGTAATACGTCATACAACCTGCAGGAGGCAGTGTTCCATACACAATTTGCATCCAGCCAATATGGTATAACAAAGATGTTattttatattgacaagatagtggAGTGACACTATAATGGAAATATGTCCTCAAAGAAGGAATGTTAAGTGCTATCTGGGCtccttgggacgtccataccGTAACCATAACCTTACCTTAcctattttacatttcaacttcaatggggtaatgTGGGAGGCGCTATACgcacactacatcaccaaaagtatgtggataccccttcaaatgagtggatttggttatttcagccacgcctgttgctgacaggtgtataaaattgaacacacagacatgcgatctccatagaaaaacattggcagtacaacTCCCCTATTctttgcttgaaaaaaaaaataccctaccatctaacactactaCACTCACTTTTTTAATATACaaataacaccaccctactccactatttaaatctatttagtcctaccgcaggccaacaacctgaaaggatgggacaccaccactta is a window of Salvelinus sp. IW2-2015 linkage group LG5, ASM291031v2, whole genome shotgun sequence DNA encoding:
- the ptcd2 gene encoding pentatricopeptide repeat-containing protein 2, mitochondrial isoform X2 → MSWPHTIGLYDMQAKRHLLSEDVVKLQEFQQRKLAVAHQVSGSKSHYFEVFNQKLMKKQLILKDELKLLLHLCQSAEDMVTARGAIYRYHEENSNVAFGEFKFGPLFMRLCYELGLEEMAAATLTDKDLRGFFSDSTSFNIAIDMLFMKGLYESALDVLRDMKNQGVPFNKDTFTLATGTCYKLNTPESYRICTALMEEGQTKGHMIPRHAYCFTVALALRQNDVEKAQSMFGQIMSTDSRICQNLKVLILAMTGAVKESLFILTLALGSSSTVFIKKPEFAQEVVDLVRLRSEGSPLMAGVEEAVSRLQNAGQVTQRSLDEMLCHTPTGKRRMPIGMMEERLISRRTLRPLQSTLLSE
- the ptcd2 gene encoding pentatricopeptide repeat-containing protein 2, mitochondrial isoform X1, translating into MALGRIGVCVRVLLHDIPSKGLCRGLIQSDCMTCRVGAKRHLLSEDVVKLQEFQQRKLAVAHQVSGSKSHYFEVFNQKLMKKQLILKDELKLLLHLCQSAEDMVTARGAIYRYHEENSNVAFGEFKFGPLFMRLCYELGLEEMAAATLTDKDLRGFFSDSTSFNIAIDMLFMKGLYESALDVLRDMKNQGVPFNKDTFTLATGTCYKLNTPESYRICTALMEEGQTKGHMIPRHAYCFTVALALRQNDVEKAQSMFGQIMSTDSRICQNLKVLILAMTGAVKESLFILTLALGSSSTVFIKKPEFAQEVVDLVRLRSEGSPLMAGVEEAVSRLQNAGQVTQRSLDEMLCHTPTGKRRMPIGMMEERLISRRTLRPLQSTLLSE